The Shinella zoogloeoides genome contains the following window.
AAGACGCGACAGCACCATCAGCCGCTCCAGCATGGCCGCGCGCGCCGGCGGGTCCATGACCGGCGCGCCGAGCAGGTCGGCCAGCCAGAGCCCGTCCACCGCGTAGCGCACCAGCATGGCGTCGAGCGCGGAATCCGTGCCGACATTCTCGGCAAGCTGCCGCTCCACCCATTGTCGCCAGCGCTCGCGCAGGTGCGGCTCGGAGATGAGCGCGACGATCAGCACCTTCCACTGGTCGCCGTCCGCCATACCCTCCGGCAGGAACCAGATGGCGACATAGGCCCGCGTGAAGCGCCCCTTCGGCTCCGGATCGTCCCGCATCCTTTCGGCAAGAGCCCGGTCGAACTTGCCCGTCAGGTCGTCGAACAGGCCGTCGAGCAGCGACAGCTTGTTGGGGAAATGGTGCAGCAGGCCGCCCTTGCTGACGCCCGCCGCCTGCGAGACCGCATCGAGCGTCACGCTCGACGGCCCCTTCTCCAGCGACAGCTTCGCCGCGACCTCCAGCAATTGCTGGCGGACGGCTTCGGGGTGCTTCTTGCGGTGATGTGCTTGGCTCATGCGAAAAACATACCGTCCAGACGGTTTCTTGTCAATCGACGGCAAGGCGGGTAACGGGAAGGCGGGCGCGTTTCGTCGCGGCCTCGCGGCCGGCATTGCGCCCTCAGCGCGCCGGCGCTAAGACCGGAGCGAACGGGAAACATCATGACGGACACGACGGAAGACCAGCAGCGGCAGGGCGAGACGGTCACCCTCTACGAGGCCATCGGCGGCGACGCTGCGGTGCGCGCGCTGACGCGCCGCTTCTACGAGCTGATGGATACCCTGCCGGAAGCCGCCCGCTGCCGGGCCGTCCACCCGCCGGACCTGACCGGCAGCGAGGAAAAACTCTACGAATACCTGACGGGCTGGCTCGGCGGCCCGCCGCTCTATACGCAAAAGCGCGGGCACCCCATGCTGCGCCGCCGCCATTTCGCCGCCCCGATCGGTCCGGCGGAGCGGGACGAATGGCTGCTCTGCTTCGTGCGCGCGCTGGAGGAAACGGTGCCGGGCGAGGGTCTGCGCGCCGTCATCCTCGAACCCGTGACGCGGCTCGCCCACCACATGCAGAACCAGGAATAATCCGATGTCCTTTTCGCTCCGCTCGGCAAGCCTTCTCGTCGCCGGCCTGATGGGCCTTGCCGGCGTCGCCGCGGCCGCAGCCGCATCCCATGGCAGCGATCCGCGCCTGATGGCCGGCGCTTCCGCCATGTGCCTCGCCCATGCGCCGACGCTGATCGCGCTTCATGCCGCATGGCCCACGGTGCGCACCGCGCCGCTTGCGGCCCTGCTTCTCATCGTCGGCACGGCGCTCTTTGCCGGCGACCTTATCTTCCGCCATTCGGCAGGCCACGGCCTCTTCCCCATGTCCGCGCCGACCGGCGGGTTCCTCATGATGGCGGGATGGCTGGCGGTGGCGCTGGGCGCTTTCCTGCCGCGCGGCAACGCCTGAGTCAGCACTGCGGGATACGGCCGAAGCGCAGCAGGTTGCCGTGCGGATCGTGGATGTAGAATTCTTCCATGTTCCACGGCCGCACGCTCATCGGCGTCAGCCCCGGCACATCGCGCGCGGTGAATTCGCGGTGAAGATCGCCGATGCCGCCGCCGCGCAGGTAGACGGAGGTGCGCTCGCAAAGCGTCCGGTCGTCGGTCAGCCAGAAATGCAGCTCCATGCCGGGACGGCGGACGATGAGATAATCGCCCGTCTCATAGACCAGTTCGGCAAAGCCGAGCTTGCCGGCGTAGAAATCCCGTGTCTCGGCAATGTCGAGCGACGGCAGGACAGGCAGGACCTCGATGCGGTCCGGATCGTCGAGCGCGCTCATGCGCCGACAACGGCGGTGAAGCCCTCGAATTTCGGCGGGCCGAGATAGATGCCGCGATTGTCGCCGGCATTCTTGTGAGCCTGCCGAAAATTCTCCGACTGCGTCCAGGCGGTGAAATCGTCCTTGCTCGCCCAGACCGTATGGGAGGCGAAGAGCGTATAGCCTTCCTCCGCATTGGTATCGCCGCGCAGGAGATGGAAGGTCCTGAAGCCGGGCATTTCCGCAAGGCTCGATTCCCGGCCCTTCCAGATATTCTCGAAGCTCTCCTCATGGCCGACGGCGATGCGGAAACGGTTCATGGCGACAAACATGCGACCTCCCTCGTCTCAATCCCGCCGCGCGCGACGCGGCGCGGGGAAGGCTACGACATTGTCGTTGCGCGCTTCAAGGGCAGGCACGCCCTCGAAGGCGGGCCGGGCCGGCGGCCGGGCGCTGTGCAGCGGGAATTCCGTGACATTCGCGCTTTCCAGGGCATCCGCCCGGCGCGTCAGCAGGGCGTAGAGTTCCGGCACGAGGCCGTCGCCGTTCTGCGAGGCCAGCTTGTGCAGGCCGATCATCATGAAGGCTTCGGGTCTTTCGTCATTCACTGGGTACTGTCTCCCTGGCTCATGCTCTGCAGGGCGCGCTCGAAGGAGGATTTGCTGCCGTTGCGCAGCGGCACGAAGGCCTTCTCCCACTTCTTGCAGCCCGTCTTCACGCGGATGCAGGCATCGTGGCTGATACAGTCGATGGGGCAGAAGACGCAGTCGACCGAAGGCAGCACATTGTCGATGCGCGAAACCGCCTCGCGCAGCCCGCCGTCGTGGTGGATGAGGTTCGCGCCGTAGGAGCTGGCGATCTGGCGCAGATGCGCCACCTGGCAGTCGCGCCCGCCGACATAAAGGAAGCTGCGCCCTTCGAGGCCGACCTTGTCGCCCTTCTGGGCGTCGCTGTCCTGCTGGCGGGCCTGCTGCTGTTGCCTGTGCTTCTCGCGCATCGCCTTCCTCTCCGCTTCGCCGGTCCGGCGCTTCACCTTGGTGACTTCCACGCTGCGCGGCGCCTGCGGCGCCTTCACCTCGACCCGCGCCACGGCCGGCGCTGCGATACCCGGCTCCGACGCGCCGGCCATCTGCTTCTTGAGCGCGGCAAGCTGGCGCTCCAGGTCCGCGATGCGCCGGTCGCGCTCGGCGATCATTGCCTTCAGGACCGATTCCATGCGGCCCGCAGTCATCGAATTCATGCAACTCCCCTTTGGCACTCCGCGAAGGGCGGAGCCTCGGTTCGGGGGCAACCTACAAAACTTGATTTTCAGAGTAAAGTATAAACATGACTAAGTTAGTCATATTTTCGCGCAAAAAAATCCCGCCGGTTGGAGGCCGGCGGGAAGGAAACACTCAGTTGAAGAGGATCGGCACGTCGAAGGCCCAGGAGGAGCGCCCCGCCCCTTCGGGAATCTTCGCGAAGGGCGCGGCGCGGCGCACCGTATCGACCGCCGCCTTGTCGAGCGCGGCGCTGCCCGACGAGCGCGCCAGACGAATGCCACTCGCCTGCCCGCTCGCGCCGACGACGAAGCTCACCACGGCCGTGCCCCTCTCGCCGTTACGTCCGCCGCGCTTTGCCCGGTTGATCTTGTTGCGCACCTTGCCCGGATAATTGCTGACGGCGGCATTGCCCGCCATCGACGAATTGCCCTTCTGCTGGCCGCCGACCGACGCGGTCTTCACATCCGCCGAGCCGTCGACCTCGCCCTTGGTGGCGTTGGCCTTGGCATTGCCCTTCTCGCCGGCCTTCTTGACGACCTTCTGCTTCGGCTTCTTGCGCTCGACCTTCTTGACCGGCTTTTCCTTCTTCACCTGCGGAACGGGCTTGACCTCTTCCTCAGGTTCGATCAGCGGCTTGATGTCGGGAACGGGAACCGCGGCGATCTCCACCTCGGAAGAGGGCACGACGAGTTCCGGGACGGCCTCAGACACGACCGGATCGACCGGCGCGATTTCCGTTACTTCGGGCTGGATCTCGGCCGGCTGGATTTCCGCCACCTCCTGCGGCTGCGGTTCGACGATATCGGGCTGGATCGCCTCGGGCGTGATGGCGTCCTCGGGATTGCCCGATTCCACCGCCTCGAACGCGCCGTTGCCGAGCATCGCCACTTCCGCGACGACCCCGCCGGCGATCAGCGCTTCCTCGTCCTGCTGCGCAGGCGTCATCGTAAGGATTGCCGCCGCCCCGGCATGGGCGAGCAGGGACAGGACGCCCCCACTGATCCAGAGCCATTTGCTTCCAGCCATCGTCCTGTCCGCCATTCCGTTTCCCGCGCCGCAGCCTCATGCGCGGCGCTACTCAAACTCAGCCTTCGAGACCCGCCGCCGCCTTGCTGCGCGTGACGATACCATCCATGCAGGCGCCCTTGGCCAGCCCCTCGCCCTCGCAGGCCGGCGCATCGTTGATCAGAAGGTTCTTCACGGCCTCGCACTTGATGCCCGGCACGTCGAACTGGCGCACCTTGGCCTTGCCCGACGGCAGGTCGCGGAAGTCGAGCAGCGCAAGGCGCTCGACCGTGCCCTTGTCGTTGAAGATCACGACCTCGAAGGAGACCTTCGCGATATCCTGCGCAAGACCGCTCTGCGCCACGAAGGTGAAGAGGCAACCCTTCTGCGAGGCGGCAAGCGCATTCAATTCGACGGTCAGCCCCTTGGCCTTGGCGGCCTCCTCGGCCGCTGCGCCGGAAACCGCGGCCGCGGACATCAGCGCAGAGAGAAGAAGGATGCGTACGGTCATTGGCTCGCCTGTCTCGCGTATCGGTTCCATATCTCACGAGGCCGCCGGGCAAAGAATTAACATGACCTTGCGGCTCCGGTATTGCGTGCATAAAGAAATATGAGTTATGAAGTCAAGATAGCAAACCGCAAAATCCCGGTCAAACCCCTGTTCCACCAAGAAAATCCACCGGTTGGAACAGCATGAGGGAATGACGCAACGCATTTCGATGAAGGCCGCGCCCATGAGCAACACGACCCGACCGACCCCCGCCGAGATCCGCGCCTTCCGCGCCGAGAACCCGAAGATGCGCGAGCGCGACATCGCCGCCCAGCTCGGCATTTCGGAAGCCGCCCTTGTCGCGGCCGAAGTCGGCCTGACGGCCGTGCGCATCGACGGCGACGCCAACCGTTTCCTGGAGCGCTCGGAAGCGCTCGGCGAGGTCATGGCCCTCACCCGCAACGAGAGCGTCGTACACGAGAAGATCGGCGTCTTCGAGAAGATCAACACCGGCAAGCACGCCTCCATCGTGCTCGGAGAGAACATCGACCTGCGCATCTTCCCCGGCACCTGGGCGCACGGCTTTGCCGTCACCAAGACGGATGGCGATCAGGTCCGCCGCAGCCTGCAGTTCTTCGACAAGGCGGGCGAAGCCGTACACAAGGTTCACCTGCGCCCGGCCTCCAATCTCGAAGCCTATGAAGCCATCGTCGCCGACTTCCGCCTGGAGGACCAGTCGCAGGAATTCGTCGAGGTCGTCACGGAAAAGACCGTCGAGACCGGCCCCGTCGATGTCGACGCGCTGCGCGAAGGCTGGAGCGCCATGACGGACACCCATCAGTTCTTCGGCCTCCTGCGCAAGCTCAAGGTCGCCCGCCAGGACGCCGTGCGCAGCGTCGGCGAGGACTTCGCCCATGAGGTGCGCGCCGATGCCGTCAGCGAACTGCTGCGCGCCTCGGCCGAGCGCGAGGCCGAGATCATGTGCTTCGTCGGCAACCACGGCACGATCCAGATCCACACCGGCCCGGTGAAGAACATCCAGCCGATGTGTCCGTGGATCAACGTGCTCGACCCGACCTTCCACATGCACCTGCGCACGGACCACATCGCCGAGTGCTGGGTGGTGCGCAAGCCGACCACCGATGGCCATGTCACCTCGCTGGAAGCCTATGACGCCAGCGGCGAGATGATCATCCAGTTCTTCGGCAAGCGGAAGGAAGGCATGGTGGAGCGCGCCGACTGGCGCGAGATCCTCGCGAACCTGCCGCGCCCGGACAGCGCGGCCGCCTGAGCCGAACCAAGCAACGGGTCCTTGCGCCGCGCGCGGGGACCCCGCAAACGCCGAAGGATCGTCCGATGAGCAAGAGCCTCGATTTCCGCCGCGCCCGCCCCTGGGAAGTGGCCCTCACCCTCCTTGCGCTTGCCGCACCCATCGCCCTGCCCTTCACGGCGGGCGGCGACGGCGGCTTCATCCGCAAGGCGGTCGCGCAGGAGATGCAGCAGGCCGATACCTCCCGGCTGGTGACGATCGGCGGCGCGCTCACCGAGATCGTCTATGCGCTCGGCGAGGAAAAGCGGCTCGTCGCGCGCGACAGCACCAGCATGTATCCGGAAGAGGCGATGAAGCTGCCGGATGTCGGCTACATGCGCGCGCTTTCGCCGGAAGGCGTCATCGCCGTCAACCCGACCGCGATCCTCGCCGTGGAGGGCAGCGGCCCGGCCGACGCCCTTGCCGTGCTGAAGAGCGCCGGCATCCCGTTCGAAACCGTGCCGGAAGGCTACGACCGCGCGGCGATCCTCAAGAAGATCGACGCCGTCGGCACTTTCCTCGGCGTGCAGGAAAAGGCCAAGGCGCTTGAGGAGAAGGTCGGCGCGGAACTCGACGCCGCCATCGCCGACGCGGCCAAGCGGCCGGAAAGCGAGCGCAAGCGCGTGCTCTTCATCCTCAGCGTCCAGAACGGCCGCATCATGGCCGCCGGCGGCCACACCGCCGCGGACGGCATCATCGGCCTTGCCGGCGCGATCAACGCGACGGACGGCGCATTCGAGGGCTACAAGCCGCTCACCGACGAAGCGGTGATCAACGCCAAGCCGGATGTCATCATGGTCATGCGGCGTCCCGGCGCGGACAGCTCGGACGAGGAAATCCTCGCCCATCCGGCGATCTCCGTCACCCCGGCCGGCCAGAACAAGGCCATCCTGCGCATGAACAGCCTGCACCTGCTCGGCTTCGGCCCGCGCACCGCCTCGGCCATCAGCGGCCTCAACAAAGAACTCTACGGCAAATCCGGCAATGTCTCTCAATGATGCCGTGCGCGCGCCGATCGCCCGCGGTTCCTTCCTGATGCGCGCCGGAACGGCCCGGGCCACCGGCGACCGGACGGCCATCGCGCGCCTGACGCTCGCCGTCCTCGTCGTTCTCTCCGTCGTCGCCCTCGCCCTTTCCATCGCGACCGGCGCGTCGGACGCCTCGGCCGTGGGCGTCATCGGCGCGCTGCTGAGCGGGGCGGAAGACACCGCCCTCAGCCTGCGCGACCGCATCATCGTCTTCGATATCCGCATGCCCCGCGCCCTGCTCGGCTTCCTCATCGGCGCGGCGCTCGCCATGTCCGGCGCGGTCATGCAGGGCCTGTTCCGCAATCCGCTCGCCGATCCCGGCCTCGTCGGCATCTCCTCCGGCTCGGCGCTCGGCGCGGTGCTGATGATCGTGCTCGGCAGTGCCCTGCCGACCGGCCTGATGCTGACGCTCGGCCCCTATGCGCTGCCCGTCGCCGCCTTCGTCGGCGGCCTGCTGACGACGCTGCTGCTCTACCGCATCGCCACGCGCGGCGGCCAGACCTCCGTCGCCACCATGCTGCTCGCCGGCATCGCCATCGCCGCGCTCGCCGGGGCCGTCACCGGCATCCTCATCTACATGGCCGACGACAAGCAGCTCCGCGACATCACCTTCTGGGGCCTCGGCTCGCTCTCCGGCATGACCTGGACGAAACTCTTCGCCGCCGGCCCGATCATCCTCGCCGCGCTGCTCGTCGTGCCCTTCCTCTCGCGCGGCCTCAACGCCATCACCCTCGGCGAGGCCGCCGCCTTCCATATGGGCGTGAAGGTGCAACGGCTGAAATACATCGCCATCGTCGCCGTCGCCGGCGCGGTCGGCGCGTCGGTCGCCGTCAGCGGCGGCATCGGCTTCGTCGGCATCGTCGTGCCGCATCTCCTGCGCATCGTCATCGGGCCGGACCACCGCTACCTGCTGCCGGCCTCGGCCCTGCTCGGCGGCGTGCTGCTGCTGGGCGCGGATATGCTGGCGCGCGTCATCGTCGCCCCCGCCCAATTGCCGATCGGCATCATCACGGCGCTGGCCGGCGCACCCTTCTTCCTCTGGGTGCTGCTGCGCGACCGCACGCGGAACGGCTGGTAACATCATGATCACCGCATCGAACCTTTCGGTCAGCCTTTCCGGCAAGCCTATCGTGCATGGCGTCTCGCTCGTCGCAAAGCCCGGCGAGGTCACCGCCATCGTCGGCCCCAACGGCTCCGGCAAGACGACGACGCTGAAAGCCATCGCCGGGGAACTCGCCAGCAAGGGCGACATCACCCTCAACGGCCACGACATTCGCGCGCTCGAACCCTGGCAGCTCGCCGTCAAGCGCGCCGTGCTGCCGCAGGCCGCGACCATCGCCTTCCCCTTCACCGTGCGCGAAATCGTCCGCCTCGGCCTCACCGTCGGTCCGAACCGCCATGCCGAGCGCATCGACGCGGTCACCGCCGAGGCGCTGGCCGCCGTCGACCTTGCGGGCTTTGCCGGCCGCCTCTATCAGGAGCTTTCCGGCGGCGAACAGCA
Protein-coding sequences here:
- a CDS encoding group II truncated hemoglobin codes for the protein MTDTTEDQQRQGETVTLYEAIGGDAAVRALTRRFYELMDTLPEAARCRAVHPPDLTGSEEKLYEYLTGWLGGPPLYTQKRGHPMLRRRHFAAPIGPAERDEWLLCFVRALEETVPGEGLRAVILEPVTRLAHHMQNQE
- a CDS encoding DUF423 domain-containing protein codes for the protein MSFSLRSASLLVAGLMGLAGVAAAAAASHGSDPRLMAGASAMCLAHAPTLIALHAAWPTVRTAPLAALLLIVGTALFAGDLIFRHSAGHGLFPMSAPTGGFLMMAGWLAVALGAFLPRGNA
- a CDS encoding heme ABC transporter ATP-binding protein produces the protein MITASNLSVSLSGKPIVHGVSLVAKPGEVTAIVGPNGSGKTTTLKAIAGELASKGDITLNGHDIRALEPWQLAVKRAVLPQAATIAFPFTVREIVRLGLTVGPNRHAERIDAVTAEALAAVDLAGFAGRLYQELSGGEQQRVQLARVLSQIWEPVLDGEPCFLLLDEPVSALDIRHQLTIMQLARRYCVAGGGVIAVMHDLNLTAMFADHMVMMKEGRIERSGAPADVMTDDAMETVFGCRMRINGVPSGGVPFVLPHTASA
- a CDS encoding bleomycin resistance protein; the encoded protein is MSALDDPDRIEVLPVLPSLDIAETRDFYAGKLGFAELVYETGDYLIVRRPGMELHFWLTDDRTLCERTSVYLRGGGIGDLHREFTARDVPGLTPMSVRPWNMEEFYIHDPHGNLLRFGRIPQC
- a CDS encoding FecCD family ABC transporter permease translates to MRAGTARATGDRTAIARLTLAVLVVLSVVALALSIATGASDASAVGVIGALLSGAEDTALSLRDRIIVFDIRMPRALLGFLIGAALAMSGAVMQGLFRNPLADPGLVGISSGSALGAVLMIVLGSALPTGLMLTLGPYALPVAAFVGGLLTTLLLYRIATRGGQTSVATMLLAGIAIAALAGAVTGILIYMADDKQLRDITFWGLGSLSGMTWTKLFAAGPIILAALLVVPFLSRGLNAITLGEAAAFHMGVKVQRLKYIAIVAVAGAVGASVAVSGGIGFVGIVVPHLLRIVIGPDHRYLLPASALLGGVLLLGADMLARVIVAPAQLPIGIITALAGAPFFLWVLLRDRTRNGW
- a CDS encoding antibiotic biosynthesis monooxygenase family protein — its product is MFVAMNRFRIAVGHEESFENIWKGRESSLAEMPGFRTFHLLRGDTNAEEGYTLFASHTVWASKDDFTAWTQSENFRQAHKNAGDNRGIYLGPPKFEGFTAVVGA
- a CDS encoding DUF2325 domain-containing protein, with the translated sequence MREKHRQQQQARQQDSDAQKGDKVGLEGRSFLYVGGRDCQVAHLRQIASSYGANLIHHDGGLREAVSRIDNVLPSVDCVFCPIDCISHDACIRVKTGCKKWEKAFVPLRNGSKSSFERALQSMSQGDSTQ
- a CDS encoding hemin-degrading factor, with amino-acid sequence MSNTTRPTPAEIRAFRAENPKMRERDIAAQLGISEAALVAAEVGLTAVRIDGDANRFLERSEALGEVMALTRNESVVHEKIGVFEKINTGKHASIVLGENIDLRIFPGTWAHGFAVTKTDGDQVRRSLQFFDKAGEAVHKVHLRPASNLEAYEAIVADFRLEDQSQEFVEVVTEKTVETGPVDVDALREGWSAMTDTHQFFGLLRKLKVARQDAVRSVGEDFAHEVRADAVSELLRASAEREAEIMCFVGNHGTIQIHTGPVKNIQPMCPWINVLDPTFHMHLRTDHIAECWVVRKPTTDGHVTSLEAYDASGEMIIQFFGKRKEGMVERADWREILANLPRPDSAAA
- a CDS encoding TetR/AcrR family transcriptional regulator yields the protein MSQAHHRKKHPEAVRQQLLEVAAKLSLEKGPSSVTLDAVSQAAGVSKGGLLHHFPNKLSLLDGLFDDLTGKFDRALAERMRDDPEPKGRFTRAYVAIWFLPEGMADGDQWKVLIVALISEPHLRERWRQWVERQLAENVGTDSALDAMLVRYAVDGLWLADLLGAPVMDPPARAAMLERLMVLSRL
- a CDS encoding cell envelope integrity protein TolA; this translates as MAGSKWLWISGGVLSLLAHAGAAAILTMTPAQQDEEALIAGGVVAEVAMLGNGAFEAVESGNPEDAITPEAIQPDIVEPQPQEVAEIQPAEIQPEVTEIAPVDPVVSEAVPELVVPSSEVEIAAVPVPDIKPLIEPEEEVKPVPQVKKEKPVKKVERKKPKQKVVKKAGEKGNAKANATKGEVDGSADVKTASVGGQQKGNSSMAGNAAVSNYPGKVRNKINRAKRGGRNGERGTAVVSFVVGASGQASGIRLARSSGSAALDKAAVDTVRRAAPFAKIPEGAGRSSWAFDVPILFN
- a CDS encoding heme/hemin ABC transporter substrate-binding protein gives rise to the protein MSKSLDFRRARPWEVALTLLALAAPIALPFTAGGDGGFIRKAVAQEMQQADTSRLVTIGGALTEIVYALGEEKRLVARDSTSMYPEEAMKLPDVGYMRALSPEGVIAVNPTAILAVEGSGPADALAVLKSAGIPFETVPEGYDRAAILKKIDAVGTFLGVQEKAKALEEKVGAELDAAIADAAKRPESERKRVLFILSVQNGRIMAAGGHTAADGIIGLAGAINATDGAFEGYKPLTDEAVINAKPDVIMVMRRPGADSSDEEILAHPAISVTPAGQNKAILRMNSLHLLGFGPRTASAISGLNKELYGKSGNVSQ